The genome window CGAGGATGGCAGGCACGTATTCACCAAAGTCCAGCTCTTCGAGCGCCGCCTTGACGTGCTCGCAGGCTATTGTCTTTTTTGCGTCCTTTTCGGCGATTTCATTGGCTTCGGAGGATATAAGCGTGATGAACTCGACGCAGCATTCTATGAGCAGGTCCCGTGAGTCCTTCGCAAAGGTCATGCCCGGCTCGGTCGCCAGGATGTCTTGTACAATCTTCTGCACGGTCGCTGGACGCGTTAGTTGCCCGAATGGGACCTGCAGGCTGATCTAAAACACACCCTTTGGCAGCGACAGGTCATCGTTGCCGCCAAACTCGCGGTCAGACATGTTCGGCGTTTGCGCAGTGTTTGACTGTCTGAATGGCAGCGCGTCGACCTCGGCGAGCTCGGACTTTTATGTATACAAAGAAAGCGCGCCCGGGTGCAGCGCGGGAGGGAACAACGTTGCTCCATGGCAGCCCGGCCAGCCTCGCCAATCAGTGAGCAGCCATGCACGTGgatgtcgatgtcgatgATGTCGATGTCAAAGTCGGTGCCCAATGTCCTTTGTGACACCCTGGAGCGTGTGCACCGGACCTGGTGCCGTGAATGCATCTGGAGTGTTCGGTTTGGGGCATGCAGGCCTGTTCTGGGTCACTGCCACGCCATGGGTCAGCTCGTCCGGACGCATCAGCTGTGCGAAGCAGCCGTCACATGAAAGTCACTCGCAGTCGCTGCTGCCAGTGGCCCCAATCTCGCCCTGCGGCTGTTATCAGGGTCCCTGACTGCCGTATCCGGTGCCCGCGGCGGCACATGCAGCTCACGCATCGGTGCATCAAGGGTGTGGATCGTTGCGTCTTTTCCTGTAACGACAGTTCCCGCAACATGCGCAGGGAGATTGGCGCGTGGATACCACTCCATTCCACTTGGTGCAGCTCGTCCGTCGTGAGGGTATCCGCTGCCCACTTGGGTCGAGCTGATACGGCGGCGGTGGAGCCGCAGCGCAGTGCAGTTCACGCAGCGATTGGCGAGCTCCGGCGCAGACGATCCACGACGCTGGCTGGCGGTGGAGCCTGGCGTCATCGTGCTGCATGCCTTGGCGCAAGCTATCGCGCTTGTGCCTTCTCGGACGCGAGACAGACGACCAGCCGGCAAGCTGCTTGTCGCCGAGCACAGACTGCCCGTGtcgcagcgcagcgcagtGCGGATGGGGGTCAACAAATGAGAGCAGTGGCGGTGAAAGGGTTGCCAATGACGCCTTGTAGGACGCTGCatgctgcacgctgcaggCCAGGTACCTACTGTTAGTGCCAGTGTCGCGGCCGGTTACGTGCATGGCCGCTGATGCGTGCCAGGCCCCGGTGAGTGCGTGAGTGCACCTGCCCAGTGCCCGGCTCGTGTCCTCCAGGTATGACTTTGTgttgaggtgaggtgaggtgaatGAGCGGCACTGCACTTGCCTATCTCGCCAACACCGCGGCGTCTGGCTATCGTACACACGCTTCCTACTCCTACCAGCATCCCAATAATAAGCTGGGCTGGGGAGCCTCTGAGCATGCGCGCCGCCACGATTGCTCTTACACACCGTACCAATCCAGTGTCCACCGGTGGTGTGCAAGTCCCAACGGTGCCCGAGATTCCGCCCTACGCATCAAGCTGGCTGTTAGGTTGGTTAGACCCCTCCTGTCGCTGGCGGCTGGCCCACGTCCGACTAGCACCCAAGGACCCAAGGTACCGCGCTGTTCACCGCCGCCGCGCTGAGCCCTGAGGCCTGGAAGAACTCGGGTGTCTTTCTTCGCGCGACGCTCGTGCAGGCCCGATAGAAGCCTTAGCAGAGATTTTCTCATTTCCTCTGCTGCGGCTAACGCTGTTTTGGTGCAGCGAGCCAGGTTCCAGTGGATTATCTATTACATATGACTTCACGCCTGCAACACATGGACCTGGTCACCTCGTCTCCCGCGACTTCGAGCATACGCACTGCCAGCACTGCATCCACCGCCAGCACATCACGAACCAGCCTCCCAGCAACCACCACCATTCCGTACAGTGCTGCTGCCGTCGATGCTCGTCCAGCACGACCCGGACTAGTATCCCGCGCCTCTGAGATCTCTCCCACCAAGGCCTCGCGACCCCGCCGTCACCTGTCCACAAAGTCCTCGAGTGCAGTGCCCACCCTGTCCACGCTCAACGCCAGCAACAACGAGAAGCCCACCAAGACTGCCGTCCGCCCTCCCCCCAAATTCGGCAAGATGACCTCCACCAACGGTGGCGCTCCCTCAGCTGCAGCAGACCTGCTGCGGCAAGCTATGGGCAACCAGAGGTAAGCCAATCTCGCCTCCTTTGTGCACTTTTCTGCCTTTCGCCGCCCGGTGCCTAGTGAGGGTGCGCACACTCGCAAAGCCCGCAAAGGGCAGTTGCGGCCACCACTTAGCTCAGCACCAAGCAAGTCGCAGCCAGTAGCGTCGCCCTGCTGAGTGCCCATGGTCAACGCTGCGTTACACACGTTGTGCCCTACGGTCAGCTTTTCGCCGCTGCACCCTTTTATTCTGAGCAGCATCACTTATTCTCTCAAAACTTTTTACTGCACACCCCACCGACACCGACTGCCCGCCCGCACCACAGCAATGCCGGCCCACAACACCTTACTAACGCCGCACAGAGCCGCGGCCCACGATGACGACGGCCACGATCAGATCGGCTCCACCAGCTCGACCCCACCCGGTGCCTCAACGCCGCGTCCGGATCTCACTGACAAACGACTACCGGGTATCCTGCATAGCTACTTTGGCCAGGTTCGTGATTCCTTCATGCCCCAAAGCAAATCCTCGTTGTCAAAAAGTTCCAACCCCGCACCTGCTTCGTCTTCAGACGCCGCTTCAACGGAGccgaaagagaaggaaaacaTAGAAAAGCCTGCCCCTCGCCAGACCATGCTGCCTAGCCCTGCTCCCAGTGCCTCTTCTCGAACCCCCTCAGCTTCGCAGTTGAATGGTGAAACAGAGAAGCTAACGGAAGGCGATTTTTCGTCACCACAGAATCAGGCCACTCCTCCTCAGACACCCCGCACACGCTCACAGGAAGGGAAGCCGCCAACATCGAGCCTGTCGCGCACCTCGCTTGCGTCAAACAACTCAAGAGAGTCGAAAACGTCGAACAAGTCGGACAAGGAAACAGCAGTGGTTGGAGCACCGAAAGGCAAGCTCGCCGTAGTCATCTCAGAAGGACGAGACCTGCGTGCAAGCACAGACCCGTACTGTGTTATTCAGTTCCAATGGGCCGAGTACATCTCGGATGGACCCAAGCATGACGACACAAAGGGCCGCCGTGGCCCTATGCAGATGAGGCGAACCGAGAGCGAGATGCAGAGGCCCATGGCTATCCCAATGAAGAGCCGCCAGAGCAGTAACAGCGGCCACAGCTCAGACGCTAGAGACGACACTTTCGAAGAGACAACGAACCCCACTTGGGAGCATGAAGCCGAATTGTACGCACCCAACACACATCCTGCATCAAGCCACATGCTAACAGAACGTAGTGATGTCGTCGGCGATCATGCTGAGGTTGACATTTCCGTCTACGATCGAGCAAACGGCGAGGCTTTCCTCGGCCACGTTCGCTTCTGCCCCAACCTGATCGAATACGATCAACCATACGATGGCTGGTTCGCGTTGGAACCTCGCGAGGGTGAGACCGGCAAGGTCACTGGCGAGATCCACCTCAAGCTCGAC of Ascochyta rabiei chromosome 7, complete sequence contains these proteins:
- a CDS encoding Non-specific serine/threonine protein kinase — its product is MRAATIALTHRTNPVSTGGVQVPTVPEIPPYASSWLLASQVPVDYLLHMTSRLQHMDLVTSSPATSSIRTASTASTASTSRTSLPATTTIPYSAAAVDARPARPGLVSRASEISPTKASRPRRHLSTKSSSAVPTLSTLNASNNEKPTKTAVRPPPKFGKMTSTNGGAPSAAADLLRQAMGNQRAAAHDDDGHDQIGSTSSTPPGASTPRPDLTDKRLPGILHSYFGQVRDSFMPQSKSSLSKSSNPAPASSSDAASTEPKEKENIEKPAPRQTMLPSPAPSASSRTPSASQLNGETEKLTEGDFSSPQNQATPPQTPRTRSQEGKPPTSSLSRTSLASNNSRESKTSNKSDKETAVVGAPKGKLAVVISEGRDLRASTDPYCVIQFQWAEYISDGPKHDDTKGRRGPMQMRRTESEMQRPMAIPMKSRQSSNSGHSSDARDDTFEETTNPTWEHEAEFDVVGDHAEVDISVYDRANGEAFLGHVRFCPNLIEYDQPYDGWFALEPREGETGKVTGEIHLKLDFHKIEKKAYGPEDFEILKLIGKGTFGQVFQVRKRDTKRIYAMKVLSKKVIVQKKEVAHTLGERNILVRTAMADSSFIVGLKFSFQTPSDLYLVTDYMSGGELFWHLQREGRFQEARAKFYIAELILALQHLHDHNIVYRDLKPENILLDANGHIALCDFGLSKANLTENATTNTFCGTTEYLAPEVLLDEHGYTKMVDFWSLGVLVFEMCCGWSPFYAEDTQQMYKNIAFGKVRFPRDALSTEGRNFVKGLLNRNPKHRLGATRDALELKEHPFFADIDWDALSKKNVVPPFKPKLKGELDVSNFDPEFTNALNGNGSLNARAAALASGVNPASTPLSPTMQANFAGFTFTGESTMEQQFGSRTHNDHDRMEEDEKDDVNWDKPAGRGDRMSGVIPSNNEQDIFNHGQMDV
- a CDS encoding negative cofactor 2 transcription regulator complex subunit ncb2 — protein: MSDREFGGNDDLSLPKATVQKIVQDILATEPGMTFAKDSRDLLIECCVEFITLISSEANEIAEKDAKKTIACEHVKAALEELDFGEYVPAILEVAQDYKKQQQNREKKQTKIEQSGMTEEELIRAQEELFRSATDKFNSAPS